A window of the Candidatus Bathyarchaeia archaeon genome harbors these coding sequences:
- a CDS encoding DMT family transporter gives MPKRNRSLALLEGAVAGALFGTAAIFIRLLPGVNVFSIAFWRLVIASSVFVAIIAISKRGFRWSPIREEVGRVAILGTLLGLHFILFVSAVMDTSIINATVLVNTTSIWSMFVSSLIFKLKPSRAVMLGIMVSFLGVIIITYGDAAPGAWSLQLKGDLEAVLAAVVEAFYLNYGRETRKKSQIIPLMLAIYVFSALTVLVIGLGTNQSFSFPLQWTQIVPLIGLGILPTAMAHSFYFSSLSHLKSFETAAMALLEPIGATLLGIFIFALVPKPIFILGAALVLAGIVAVAMKE, from the coding sequence ATGCCTAAGAGGAATCGAAGTCTAGCCCTTCTTGAAGGAGCAGTGGCTGGCGCGCTATTCGGAACCGCAGCCATATTCATACGGCTTCTGCCTGGCGTCAACGTATTTTCAATTGCCTTCTGGCGGCTAGTCATCGCGTCTTCAGTCTTTGTTGCCATTATCGCCATCTCAAAGAGGGGTTTCAGGTGGAGTCCGATTCGAGAAGAGGTGGGGCGTGTGGCGATTCTTGGAACTCTCTTGGGCTTGCACTTCATCCTGTTCGTTTCCGCAGTTATGGACACTTCTATCATAAACGCCACGGTGCTGGTCAATACAACATCGATTTGGTCCATGTTCGTTTCATCATTGATCTTCAAGTTGAAGCCGTCTCGCGCTGTCATGCTTGGCATCATGGTCTCGTTTCTTGGAGTAATCATAATTACCTACGGCGACGCAGCGCCTGGAGCATGGAGCCTTCAGTTGAAAGGAGATTTAGAAGCTGTCCTCGCAGCGGTTGTAGAGGCATTCTACCTCAACTACGGACGAGAGACAAGAAAGAAATCACAGATCATTCCATTAATGCTGGCAATATACGTTTTTTCAGCCTTAACCGTTCTCGTAATCGGCTTGGGAACAAATCAGTCGTTTTCGTTTCCACTCCAATGGACGCAAATAGTGCCACTGATTGGTTTGGGAATCCTGCCCACCGCGATGGCTCATTCCTTCTATTTCTCCTCTCTTTCGCATCTCAAATCCTTTGAAACTGCAGCCATGGCTTTGCTGGAACCCATAGGCGCCACACTACTTGGCATTTTCATATTTGCGCTAGTTCCAAAACCCATATTCATACTAGGCGCCGCCCTCGTGTTAGCAGGCATAGTCGCAGTGGCAATGAAAGAGTAA